In Flammeovirgaceae bacterium 311, one DNA window encodes the following:
- a CDS encoding pectin methylesterase (COG4677 Pectin methylesterase) has translation MLKQPKIAFILACFLCLLCDIGQAQSYDFVVAKDGSGDFAKVQEAIMAVPDFRKNTTTIFIKSGVYKEKLILPASKTGVRMVGEDVHKTIITNDDFAQKKNRFGEEMGTTGSSGFFVFGDSFIAENITFENSAGPVGQAVAVRVDGDKVIFNNCRFLGNQDTLYPHGKESRQYYKNCYIEGTTDFIFGWSTAVFEGCEIFCKKGGNYITAASTEEGEPYGFVFLNCRITGNAPDDSYYLGRPWRPYAKTVFINSQLGDHIKPEGWHNWDKPDAEKTSFYAEYGSKGPGAAPQKRVSWSHQLSQQSLRDYSLNAIFGDWNPEESLIASGQ, from the coding sequence ATGCTGAAACAACCTAAAATAGCTTTTATCCTTGCCTGTTTCCTCTGCCTCCTGTGTGACATAGGGCAGGCACAGTCTTATGATTTTGTGGTAGCAAAGGATGGGAGCGGCGATTTTGCCAAAGTGCAGGAGGCTATTATGGCGGTGCCTGATTTCAGGAAGAACACCACTACCATCTTCATAAAATCTGGCGTTTACAAAGAAAAACTAATCCTTCCAGCCTCTAAAACAGGGGTAAGAATGGTAGGAGAAGATGTGCATAAGACCATCATCACCAACGATGATTTTGCCCAGAAAAAGAATCGTTTTGGCGAGGAAATGGGCACCACCGGCTCGTCGGGATTTTTTGTATTTGGTGATAGTTTTATTGCAGAAAACATCACCTTTGAAAACAGTGCAGGACCGGTAGGACAGGCTGTTGCCGTGCGGGTGGATGGCGATAAAGTGATTTTTAACAATTGCAGGTTTTTAGGCAACCAGGATACCCTGTACCCCCATGGAAAGGAGAGCAGGCAGTACTACAAAAACTGCTATATAGAAGGCACCACTGATTTTATTTTCGGATGGTCTACTGCTGTATTCGAGGGTTGTGAAATCTTCTGCAAAAAGGGTGGCAACTATATTACCGCCGCTTCTACAGAAGAAGGAGAGCCCTACGGATTTGTGTTCCTTAATTGTCGCATAACAGGTAATGCACCTGATGATTCCTACTACCTGGGCAGACCCTGGAGGCCCTATGCCAAAACAGTCTTCATCAACAGCCAGCTGGGCGATCATATAAAGCCTGAAGGCTGGCACAACTGGGATAAACCGGATGCAGAAAAAACCTCTTTCTATGCGGAATACGGATCAAAGGGGCCAGGTGCAGCACCTCAGAAAAGGGTGAGCTGGTCGCACCAGCTTAGCCAGCAAAGCCTCAGAGACTACAGCCTTAACGCCATTTTCGGAGACTGGAACCCAGAAGAAAGCCTGATTGCTTCGGGACAGTAA
- a CDS encoding beta-xylosidase (COG3507 Beta-xylosidase): MNHKGLKIFTTMFLLLTAGSAGLAQQKVIKDNNTISKVWVADQGDGTYKNPILHADYSDPDICKVEDDFYMTASSFNAAPGLPILHSNDLVNWKLISYALDRQEPLAHFSTPQHGNGVWAPAIRHHQGEFYIYWGDPDFGIYMVKAKDPAGPWEEPVLVQEGKGLIDPCPLWDDDGKAYLVHAFAGSRAGIKSILVVNKMSPDGTKLLDEGTIVFDGHVAHPTVEGPKFYKRNGYYYMFAPAGGVSTGWQLVLRSKNVYGPYEERIVMDQGSTNINGPHQGGWVSLESCESWFIHFQDKEAYGRIVHLQPMKWINDWPVIGEDKDGDGKGQPVMSHKKPDVGKNYPVATPPESDEFEGTALGLQWQWHANPKVTWAFTAGPKGFLRLFTDQMPPDAKNLWDVPNLLLQKFPAEEFTATTKLSFYPNEKLKNERVGLIVMGESYAHLSLVSKEDGVYLAYTTVANADKGTPEKEELLGKLKGDEVYLRVKVDKGAKCHFSYSQDGSKYKTVGRPFTAAVGRWIGAKVGIFATRLDKINDSGYADFDWFRIHPESTKLTKN; the protein is encoded by the coding sequence ATGAACCATAAGGGCTTAAAGATCTTCACAACTATGTTCCTGCTACTGACTGCAGGATCAGCCGGTTTAGCCCAACAGAAGGTTATAAAAGACAACAATACAATCTCAAAAGTCTGGGTAGCAGATCAGGGTGATGGTACCTACAAAAATCCGATCTTGCATGCCGATTACTCCGACCCGGATATCTGTAAAGTAGAGGATGACTTTTACATGACAGCCTCCAGCTTCAATGCAGCTCCGGGCCTGCCCATTTTACATTCTAATGACCTGGTAAACTGGAAGCTCATTAGCTATGCCCTGGATCGACAGGAACCCCTGGCGCATTTTTCAACACCACAACATGGCAATGGCGTTTGGGCACCAGCCATCCGCCACCACCAGGGTGAATTTTATATTTACTGGGGCGATCCTGACTTTGGCATTTACATGGTAAAAGCCAAAGATCCTGCAGGTCCATGGGAAGAACCTGTGCTGGTGCAGGAGGGCAAAGGGCTGATCGATCCCTGTCCGCTCTGGGATGATGATGGAAAGGCATACCTGGTTCATGCCTTTGCCGGCAGCAGGGCAGGCATCAAAAGTATATTGGTAGTAAATAAAATGAGTCCCGATGGCACAAAGCTGCTTGACGAAGGCACCATTGTATTCGACGGACATGTAGCCCATCCTACGGTAGAAGGCCCCAAGTTTTACAAGCGTAACGGCTACTACTATATGTTTGCCCCGGCTGGTGGCGTGTCTACGGGCTGGCAGCTGGTACTTCGTTCAAAAAATGTGTACGGTCCATATGAGGAACGCATCGTAATGGATCAGGGCAGCACCAATATTAACGGCCCTCACCAGGGTGGTTGGGTATCGCTGGAGAGCTGTGAATCATGGTTCATTCACTTTCAGGATAAAGAAGCCTACGGACGTATTGTGCACCTGCAGCCCATGAAGTGGATCAACGATTGGCCTGTAATAGGCGAAGACAAAGATGGCGACGGCAAAGGTCAGCCGGTGATGAGCCACAAAAAGCCAGATGTAGGCAAAAACTATCCCGTTGCCACCCCACCGGAATCTGATGAATTTGAAGGCACAGCCCTTGGGCTTCAATGGCAGTGGCATGCCAATCCAAAAGTAACCTGGGCATTTACGGCCGGTCCTAAAGGATTTCTCCGGCTGTTTACAGACCAGATGCCTCCGGATGCTAAAAACCTTTGGGATGTTCCAAACCTGCTGCTGCAGAAGTTTCCGGCAGAGGAATTTACTGCCACTACAAAGCTTAGCTTTTATCCCAATGAAAAGCTAAAGAACGAACGTGTGGGCCTGATTGTGATGGGCGAAAGTTATGCCCACCTCTCGCTGGTAAGCAAAGAAGATGGTGTATACCTGGCGTATACCACCGTAGCCAATGCAGATAAGGGCACTCCTGAAAAAGAGGAGCTGCTGGGCAAACTGAAAGGAGATGAAGTATACCTAAGAGTTAAGGTTGATAAAGGCGCAAAATGCCACTTCAGTTACAGCCAGGATGGTAGCAAATATAAGACTGTTGGACGACCATTTACGGCAGCAGTAGGTCGTTGGATTGGTGCTAAAGTAGGCATTTTTGCTACCCGCCTGGACAAAATTAACGATTCCGGCTACGCCGATTTCGACTGGTTCAGGATCCATCCTGAATCTACCAAACTAACCAAGAACTGA